One region of Pseudomonas alvandae genomic DNA includes:
- the erdR gene encoding response regulator transcription factor ErdR, giving the protein MATYEILIADDHPLFRSALHQAVTLGLGSDVRLTEVASIAELETRLAEKADWDLVLLDLNMPGAYGFSGLVLLRGQYPQIPVVMVSAQEEASVMVKAREFGASGFIPKSSSLEMIQHAVKAVLDGDVSWPPQAFEAVSVSEEAKAASEGLASLTPQQFRVLTMVCEGLLNKQIAYELNVSEATIKAHVTAIFRKLNVRTRTQAALLLQQLESISPQS; this is encoded by the coding sequence ATGGCCACATACGAAATCCTGATTGCCGATGACCATCCGCTCTTTCGCAGCGCGTTGCATCAGGCAGTGACCCTGGGCCTCGGCTCGGACGTCCGGTTGACGGAGGTGGCCAGCATTGCGGAACTGGAAACCCGATTGGCCGAGAAGGCTGACTGGGACCTGGTGCTGCTGGACTTGAACATGCCCGGTGCATATGGCTTTTCCGGCCTGGTGCTGTTGCGTGGGCAGTACCCACAGATTCCCGTGGTGATGGTCTCGGCGCAGGAAGAGGCCTCGGTGATGGTGAAGGCCCGGGAGTTTGGCGCCAGTGGGTTCATCCCCAAATCCAGTTCCCTGGAAATGATCCAGCACGCGGTCAAGGCCGTCCTCGATGGCGACGTATCCTGGCCGCCGCAGGCATTCGAGGCGGTGAGTGTGTCCGAGGAAGCCAAGGCTGCCAGTGAGGGATTGGCCAGCCTGACACCGCAGCAGTTTCGGGTGTTGACCATGGTGTGCGAAGGCCTCCTCAACAAGCAGATCGCCTATGAGTTGAACGTCTCGGAGGCCACCATCAAGGCTCACGTCACGGCGATCTTTCGTAAGCTCAACGTGCGTACGCGAACTCAGGCGGCACTGCT
- a CDS encoding tRNA-uridine aminocarboxypropyltransferase, giving the protein MNHAPNAVARLRDQRVDEGIKPLQARGWRAPRCGACRVIESHCLCAWRPSVETHSGVCLIMTNKEVFKPSNTGWLIADVVRDNHAFIWSRTDVDEQLLALLNDPQWQPYLVFPGEYVEPSRVTHTVEVGPGKRPLFILLDATWTEARKMFRKSPYFDRLPILSLLPDKLSRYRLRRSTRSEHLCTAEVAALCLELAGDSDAASALDAYFDVFSQHYLGAKRQQEVDVSTPAHAELQPFVRAGQAVLA; this is encoded by the coding sequence ATGAATCATGCCCCTAACGCCGTAGCCCGCCTGCGCGACCAGCGTGTCGATGAAGGCATCAAGCCGCTCCAGGCCCGGGGCTGGCGCGCGCCCCGCTGTGGCGCTTGCCGGGTCATCGAGAGTCATTGCCTGTGCGCCTGGCGCCCTAGCGTCGAGACCCACTCCGGGGTCTGCCTGATCATGACCAACAAAGAAGTCTTCAAGCCGAGCAACACCGGTTGGCTGATTGCCGATGTGGTGCGTGACAACCATGCGTTCATCTGGTCGCGCACCGACGTCGATGAGCAACTGCTTGCATTGCTGAACGACCCGCAATGGCAGCCATACCTGGTTTTTCCAGGTGAGTATGTCGAACCGTCGCGGGTCACCCATACGGTCGAGGTCGGCCCGGGTAAGCGTCCATTGTTCATCCTGTTGGACGCCACCTGGACGGAGGCGCGGAAAATGTTCCGCAAGAGCCCTTATTTCGATCGATTACCGATCTTGAGCCTGCTGCCGGACAAACTGTCGCGTTATCGCCTGCGGCGCTCGACGCGCAGTGAACACCTGTGCACCGCCGAAGTGGCGGCCCTGTGCCTTGAACTGGCAGGGGACAGCGACGCCGCGTCGGCGCTGGATGCCTATTTCGATGTGTTCAGCCAACATTACCTGGGCGCCAAGCGCCAGCAGGAAGTGGACGTATCGACCCCGGCCCATGCCGAATTGCAGCCCTTTGTCCGTGCCGGCCAAGCGGTATTGGCCTAA
- a CDS encoding quorum-sensing-regulated virulence factor family protein: MLRLIVPTVAVLLATSISAQAASLKELELNKMLQNVAKESSVGTPRAINEDILDQGYTVEGTELINHLSVQSSHAQKMRADPKAVYFQLGSTVCTNPGFRKLMAKGATMRYEFTEVKTNRPVATERFQESDCPKAAKTKK; this comes from the coding sequence ATGCTGCGCCTTATCGTCCCTACCGTTGCCGTTCTGCTGGCGACGTCCATCAGCGCTCAGGCTGCGTCGCTGAAAGAACTCGAACTGAACAAGATGCTGCAGAACGTTGCCAAGGAAAGCAGTGTCGGTACGCCGCGGGCGATCAACGAAGACATTCTCGACCAGGGTTATACCGTTGAAGGCACCGAGCTGATCAACCACCTCAGCGTGCAAAGCAGCCATGCCCAGAAAATGCGCGCAGACCCCAAGGCGGTTTACTTCCAATTGGGTTCCACGGTCTGCACCAATCCGGGTTTCCGCAAGCTGATGGCCAAGGGCGCGACCATGCGCTACGAGTTCACTGAAGTGAAGACCAATCGCCCGGTCGCCACCGAACGCTTCCAGGAATCGGATTGCCCGAAAGCAGCCAAGACCAAGAAGTAA
- a CDS encoding TIGR00730 family Rossman fold protein: MPYKPNDLLSRHFENHGHDLTRKVEEQLNLVSPNSPNLPIYRDMILTVLRMAQEDHNRWNAKITLQALRELEHAFRTLEQFKGRRKVTVFGSARTPIEHPLYGLARELGAALARSDMMVITGAGGGIMAAAHEGAGREHSLGFNITLPFEQHANPTVEGTQNLLPFHFFFTRKLFFVKEADALVLCPGGFGTLDEALEVLTLVQTGKSPLVPVVLLDAPGGKFWQSALDFIREQLEENRYILPTDMKLMRLVYSAEEAVEEINQFYRNFHSSRWLKHQFVIRMNHKLNEQALQQMQVEFADLCLNDCFHQHAYSGEEPEEAPFSHLTRLAFTFNARDHGRLRALVDYINLPENWAQPSTKAHPLTWEPIKVT; encoded by the coding sequence ATGCCGTACAAACCGAATGATCTGCTCAGCCGTCATTTTGAAAACCATGGCCACGACCTCACCCGCAAGGTCGAAGAGCAACTCAACCTGGTATCGCCCAACAGCCCCAACCTCCCCATCTACCGCGACATGATCCTGACCGTGCTGCGCATGGCCCAGGAAGATCACAACCGCTGGAATGCCAAGATCACCCTTCAGGCCCTGCGGGAACTGGAGCACGCGTTTCGCACGCTTGAACAATTCAAGGGTCGCCGCAAGGTCACGGTCTTTGGCTCGGCCCGAACGCCCATCGAGCATCCTTTGTATGGCCTGGCACGTGAACTGGGTGCGGCGCTGGCTCGCTCGGACATGATGGTGATCACTGGCGCGGGCGGCGGCATCATGGCCGCAGCCCATGAAGGCGCGGGCCGGGAGCACAGCCTGGGATTCAACATCACCCTGCCCTTCGAACAGCACGCCAACCCGACCGTCGAAGGCACGCAAAACCTGCTGCCCTTCCACTTCTTCTTCACCCGCAAGCTTTTTTTCGTCAAGGAAGCCGACGCACTGGTGCTCTGCCCGGGTGGCTTCGGCACCCTGGACGAAGCGCTAGAGGTTTTGACCCTGGTACAAACCGGCAAGAGCCCATTAGTGCCAGTGGTGCTGCTGGACGCGCCCGGCGGCAAGTTCTGGCAGAGCGCCCTGGATTTCATCCGCGAACAGCTGGAGGAAAACCGCTACATCCTGCCAACCGACATGAAGTTGATGCGCCTGGTGTACAGCGCCGAGGAGGCGGTGGAGGAAATCAACCAGTTCTACCGCAACTTCCATTCCAGCCGCTGGCTCAAGCATCAATTCGTGATTCGCATGAACCACAAGCTCAATGAACAGGCGTTGCAACAGATGCAGGTCGAATTTGCCGACCTGTGCCTGAACGACTGCTTTCATCAGCATGCCTATAGCGGCGAAGAACCCGAGGAAGCGCCTTTCAGCCATCTGACGCGATTGGCATTTACGTTCAATGCCCGGGATCACGGCCGTTTAAGGGCGCTGGTGGACTACATCAACCTGCCGGAAAACTGGGCTCAACCTTCCACCAAGGCCCACCCGCTCACCTGGGAACCGATCAAGGTCACTTAA
- the recX gene encoding recombination regulator RecX, giving the protein MTAVLDTLVAVRRTAMDLLARREHGRVELTRKLRQRGAPDELIDTALDRLTDEGLLSEARYLESFVSYRARSGYGPMRIREELGQRGLQRPDIELALRESGIDWQEQLTDTWRRKFSGHLPIDARERAKQGRFLAYRGYSMEMINRLFSGRGMDD; this is encoded by the coding sequence ATGACCGCTGTACTCGATACCCTCGTCGCGGTGCGGCGAACCGCAATGGACCTGCTCGCAAGGCGCGAGCATGGCCGAGTCGAGCTGACGCGTAAGCTGCGTCAGCGCGGCGCTCCCGATGAGCTGATTGATACTGCCCTTGACCGTTTGACGGACGAAGGGCTGTTATCGGAAGCGCGATACCTCGAAAGCTTTGTCTCTTATCGTGCTCGCTCCGGCTACGGTCCGATGCGGATTCGCGAAGAACTTGGGCAACGTGGTTTGCAACGCCCGGATATTGAACTTGCCTTGCGCGAAAGCGGTATCGATTGGCAGGAACAGCTAACGGACACTTGGCGTCGCAAATTCTCTGGCCATTTGCCGATCGATGCACGGGAGCGTGCCAAGCAAGGGCGCTTCCTGGCGTATCGAGGATACTCCATGGAAATGATCAACCGCTTGTTCAGCGGTCGAGGCATGGATGATTGA